The Eleutherodactylus coqui strain aEleCoq1 chromosome 6, aEleCoq1.hap1, whole genome shotgun sequence genome window below encodes:
- the NAA30 gene encoding N-alpha-acetyltransferase 30 → MADAPSGPSVLSHYPGAGLALPPGDEQEDGEEEEEGRYEPVRSSGHHHHRRHHQQQQLNGLISPDLRHIKALKSKLPPPLRGDGRTAAPNGLERREEDEALLPRMAACSLHPADGPIRYVRYESELQMPDIMRLITKDLSEPYSIYTYRYFIHNWPQLCFLAMVEEECVGAIVCKLDMHKKMFRRGYIAMLAVDSKYRRKGIGTNLVKKAIYAMVEGDCDEVVLETEITNKSALKLYENLGFVRDKRLFRYYLNGVDALRLKLWLR, encoded by the exons ATGGCTGACGCTCCGTCTGGGCCTAGCGTGCTCTCCCACTACCCCGGGGCCGGCCTCGCCCTGCCGCCGGGAGACGAGCAGGAGGACggcgaggaagaggaggaaggtcGGTACGAGCCGGTTCGCAGCAGcggccaccaccaccaccgccgccatcaccagcagcagcagctcaacGGCCTCATCAGCCCCGACCTGCGGCACATCAAGGCCCTGAAGAGCAAGCTGCCCCCTCCGCTCCGCGGGGATGGACGGACTGCGGCCCCCAACGGCCTGGAGCGGCGGGAGGAGGACGAGGCGCTGCTGCCCCGCATGGCCGCCTGCTCCCTGCACCCCGCCGACGGCCCCATACGATACGTGCGCTACGAGTCCGAGCTGCAAATGCCCGATATCATGAGACTGATCACCAAGGACCTGTCCGAGCCCTACTCCATATACACCTACCGCTACTTCATCCACAACTGGCCGCAGCTCTGCTTCCTG GCTATGGTAGAAGAGGAGTGTGTCGGTGCCATTGTCTGCAAGTTGGATATGCACAAAAAGATGTTCCGAAGAGGTTATATAGCCATGTTAGCGGTGGACTCAAAGTATAGAAGAAAGGGTATTG GTACAAATTTGGTTAAGAAAGCTATTTATGCCATGGTTGAAGGGGATTGTGATGAG GTTGTCCTGGAAACAGAAATCACAAACAAATCTGCTTTGAAACTTTATGAAAATCTTGGCTTTGTGCGAGATAAACGTCTGTTCAGATACTATTTAAATGGAGTTGATGCACTGCGTCTTAAACTATGGCTGCGTTAA